In the Elizabethkingia bruuniana genome, TCTGTCCAGTAAACACCCTGGCTTTTTCCGTTCCCAATTGGGAATTTGGCACCAAGTCCTTGCCATGCATAATTTCCTACTAAAGAAAGAGTAGGATAGTAAGCAGCCTGTGTTGCTTTTACATTATACTGAAGCAGTTGCTTTCTTTTTTCCAAAACTCTTACCTCAGTTCTGTTATCTGTGTTGATCTGATCCGTAAGTAACTGCGGATTAATCTGCACATCCTCTTTTACCAATGCAATTGGCTCTTCAATAGGCATACCCATATAGAACTTCAGAGCATTTTCCTGTAGTGTTACCGCATTTTTCAGCTGAGAACGATTGGTCTCCAGATTTGTAAGGTTTACATTGGTACGATCCAGATCCACCTTTTTTGCAAGTCCGTTTTCGAAAAGACTTTTGATAATGTTTCTTGCCTTCAGTGTACTTTCATAGCTGCTTTGTACGGCTTCAAGTTTTTGCTGTTGGGAGAACACTTGGTAGTACGCAGTTGAAACTTTCTCTATAACCTGTTCTTCTGTCAGCTGTTTGTTGATCTGATAGAACTCTTTTGTAGTCTTAGCAGCTTTTAGTCCTATAAATACTTGTTAGTTGAAAAGAGCTTGTTGAAGGTTTACTCCGATACTTGAATTCCATTTTTGTCCGAATGGAACCATAACAATTTCTCCTGGTCGCTGGAAAAACTCTCCTGGCAATGCACTTTGTTGTAATATAGGATTGTAGTTCAACGCTCCGGTTCCTGTAAGAGTAGGTAGTGCCCCGGCTTTGGCTTCTGCAATCTGATATTCCGCATTACGGACATTTAACTGTGCTTTTATGGCATCTGCCTTATTTTGTAATGCGTACTGTATTGCATTTTTTAGACTTACTGTTTGCTGTGCATTGGCCTGAAAAGCGCCCAGCATAAGTAAGAATGCAGCAATACGTACATTATTTTTTCTGTTCATATTTTAGTTTATTATCTTAATTAATAAATATTGTATCCAGTATCACCTGTTTTCTTTCCTTAAGGATCTGCTCGAAATCGCTGTCACTTAGTTTGAAGGATTCCTGTAGCAGAGGTCTCATACAGGTAGGGAATGATACAAGAGAAGCAATATTCAGCATGAACTGAATAGTTGATATTGGTTTTATAGTACCTTTTTCTATTTCTGTTTTTAGCTCTTTCTCCAGAACTTTGGTTATGGATTCTACGTGCTCTTCATCTTTCATGTGTGCACATTTATCAGATGATAGCTGCGTTACAATATAAATTTCCAAAAAAGGATATTTCAGGGCAGATGCCAGTTCATCATCCAGCCAACGGCTTAATTTATCCTTGAAAGGAAGTTCTGAAAGCAAAATTGCATTGTGGTTTTGATGCATTTGCTCTGTAGCTTCTTCGAATACAACCTTGAAAAGATTGTCCCGTGATCTAAAATAATAATTGATAGAAGTTCTGTTAACCCCCGCAGCATCCGCAATTTCCTAAGTTGTGGCTTTGAAATGGCCTTCCCCGAAAAACAGCTGCATGGCAGTTTTCTTGATTAATTCTTCTGTGTCTTCTTTTTTTGATTCAGTTGACATTATAGTTTGACATTTTCGTCGACAAATGTACTTCGAATTTTTTGTTTAACAAAATTGTCAAATCTTTTTTTTTATAAAATTTGTGTTAATTTTTTGTGAATAATGTCATAAAAAAGCTCCTTATGGGGTATAAGGAGCTTTTTTAAATGCTATTTTACAAGTAAAAGGAATCTTGTCAAAAAGACGCTATTTTTTCTGGTAATTGTATTCATGGGAAGCGATAATTCCTTTTGCCTTATTTTCTGACTCTCTGGCTCTTAGTTCTACACGTCTGATTTTTCCGCTGATGGTTTTTGGCAGTTCCTGAACAAATTCGATAATACGAGGGATTTTATAGGGCGCAAGATGTTCTTTCGAGAAACTGAATAGCTGTTCGGCCAATTCTTCTGAGGCCTGAATACCGGCTTGTAATATAATGAAAGCTTTAACTTCAAAACCTTTTACAGGGTGGGGAGAACCAACAACTGCACTTTCCAGCACAGCCGCATGTTCTATAAGAATACTTTCAACCTCAAATGGCCCAATTCGGTAGTCGGAAGCTTTAATTACATCATCGTCTCTGCCTATAAACCAGATATAACCGTCCTCATCCTTATAAGCCTTATCTCCTGTATAATAAAGTCCATGTTTAAATACCTGTTCTTCTTTGTCTTTAGCATATAGATAACCTTTGAAAACGCCATTCATATCGCCTTTATCCATTTTTATACAAATATTGCCTTCTTCATTCAACGGTTGCTCTTTTCCGTTTTCGTCTGCAATAACCACATTATACATAAAAGTAGGTTTTCCCATTGACCCGAACTTTATAATATTTCCGGGAAGATTGCCTGCAATACAACTGGTCTCGGTTTGGCCGAAACCGTCTCTGATTACAATTCCGGTACCGGATTTCCATTGTTCAATAATCTCCGGATTCAGAGGTTCACCTGCGGCTACGCACTGGCGAAGGCTGAAGTTATAGGATTCTAAATCTTCATTGATTAATAAACGGAGAACAGTTGGAGGAGCACAGAGTGTAGTAATTCTATGTTTTTGTATTTGCTCCAATGTTTTGGCTGCATTAAAACGCTCATTGGTATGAAAGGCAAAAATTGTAGAGCCTATATTCCATGGTGCAAAAAAGCTGCTCCATGAAAATTTTGCCCATCCGGGCTGTGAAATATTGTAATGAATATCACTTTCTTTTAATCCAATCCATGATGCCGTGGTAAGATGCCCGAATGGTTGACTGAGTTGTGAATGGCATACAATTTTGGGTAACCCTGTAGTCCCGGAAGTAAAGAACATGAATAACGTATCATCCGGAGCTGTATTTGCAGCCTCGGCTTCAGTACTCTCCCGAGCAATATCATCCAGGGAGTACCAACCTTCACGATTACCGTCAACCAGAATTTTGACTTTTATACGTTTACCAATTAATTTCTCGGCTTCATCGGTTTTGTATGCATTATCCTGATTAGCGAAAACCACCACCGGTAATGTTTTTTCAAAACGATAAGCAATATCCTTTGATCCAAGTATACCAGCTGCGGGAATCAGCTGCATACCTCCTTTAATTACAGCAAGAATGGTTGTCCAGTTTACAGGTTCCAGCATCATTTGTGTCAGGACAATATCATGCTGCTGAACACCTTTGTTACGTAAAAAGTTTAATATCTGATTGCATTCATTGCTCAGTGTCCGGAAGCTGTATTCTTTTGTATCAATTCCATCTGTCCACAGTAAAGCTGTCTTTTCCGGTCTTTCCTGTAAATGGACACCTTCAAAAATTTCTTTTACCCAGTTAAAGGTTTCTGGTTTATTGTATTTTATTTCACTTAGTGCAGCGAAATCTTCTTCTTCAATAAGTTTTTTAACTTTTAAAAAGATCTCCTTCATATTGTTAATTGGTTTGGTTTTTCAATGTTTTAATTTAAGAATTTAAAATAAATTCCCATGCTATATAGTTGGATAATGTTTGTTATAGAATTAGAGCCTGTTTAAATTTTATGGTTAATACTCTTCGATAATTTAGTTCGTCAAGCTCACTATAAACTGGCTCATTAGAGGTTTAGCTCAGAGTGACATTGCTTGTTCAAAGTCTCTTTCTTTAGAGATGTCAGACTGAGCCTGTCGAAGTCTAGTACTGGTTCTTAGATGAATCTGAGTATAAATGGCAGGTGATAGTGTATATACAAGATTTTGTTTTATATTTATCAACTTATATCAAAATTTTGTGAAATAGTTATTTGACTTTTAAATAGGTTAAATATGAATGAAGCAGAGTTTTATTGTATTAAACAACACCAAATTAAATTTATATTCAAAATGAAAACTATTAAAACAAAAGTAATTCCACTGGCAATTGTCGTATTTGTCCTTCTCGTTGTATTTTATAACAACAAAAGTGTAAAACTATCCAAAGAAATAGAAAACAGTTATACATATGACGGACAAGTGATAGAGCTGGAGGGGAAGTTTAAAGCACCATTTTTAACAAGAACAGGAAATACTATTTCCATGGAGTTTGAAGTTTATAATGACTTCTTTATAATCCAGACAAAAAATAAAGTTATCACCGGAATACATATGAATTACGGAGAGGGAAAGAATACCGTATTGATTAATGCCGGCAGTGATAATAAATTTGAACAATCTGATGTAGTTATCTTTGATAAAGACGGGAATAAATTAAAAACCTCTGACAAAGTAAAGATTACAGGGCGTATTGTTTATCCTCATAAAGGCGTGAAAAAAGAATCTTTGGTAAAGGACTATAAAACAGGTAAAGAAACGATGAAAGATGAAGGACAGGATTACAGTTATGAAATTACTGATGTAACTGTTCAGAAATATTAGACTAAAGAATATATTATGAGCGTTAATTATTTGATATTAATATTTACCGGGCTTTATTTAGCAGGAACATTTTTTTATTACAAATACGCAGTAAAGAAAGGAATAGAGTTCAGGTATAAACCTATTACTTTATTAGTTGTAGCTATTTTTTTTTTAGTAGCCTTGTATGGTATAATTGTTGGAAAACAGTTTATTTAGATGTTTTTAAATATAAGATGAAATAGTGATATTTCTAAAAAAGAGCATAATCTATATGCTATAAAAATAAAAAATGAGACAACTCTTTGTAGTTATCTCATTTTTTATTTCAAAAAAAGAGTGTTTATCTTTTTAGTTTTTTGATCATAAAGGCAAATAAAATCTGTACAACGCCTACAAGAATGAATGCCAGAGCTGTATAGATAATGATACTTAAACCGCCAAATGCAGGGTTAACAATCATTATTATGGCGAAGACAACGCCTATTATTCCGAAGATCAGCGGGCTTGCCCATGATTTGGACTGAAGTTCTCTGAGGTTAAGAGCAAAGCCTATACTCATAAAAGAACGGAAGAGAATAATAAAACCTACATATAATGCTAGTACAGTAGCAGACAGTAGGGGAGATGAAATCATAATGATACCGAACAATAAGTCGATAAGTCCACCGGCAAGAGACCAGCCCCAGTTGCGGAGATGGGTATTGCTTAATGCATGAATAATTTCGAACAGTCCGCTAATCAGAAAAGTTACAGCGAAAAATATTGAAAGTGTAAGATAAGATTCCATTGGAGTTTTGAAAATCCAGATTCCTACAACGATAAAGAGGATACCTGTGATAAGAGGAAGAAACCAAAGTCTACCGGGGTTGTTGTAATTGTCCATAGTCATATAAATTTAATTTAAATTATTTGTTTGTGCCTTTGAAGCCTTAATTTAGGAATAATAAATAAAAAATCCTCAAATATTTGAGGATTTTTTATTTATTCTGAATCGAAAAGCGCCTAGTAAGCAGCTGTAAATCTTTCTTTAATATGCTTAGGATTTTCTGCTTCGTCTACCAAGGCTACAGCTGTATCTGCTACAGACAGGTAAGAGTTTCCATCGGCATCGAATACCGGAGTATCCAGACCTGTTCTGTATTTTCCGGTTCTTTCTCCCGGGTTCCCTGGATTCATAGCCAATGCAGGGCTGAAGAATGTCCAGTCCAGATTTTGTTCGTTACGGATGATATCCAGATAGTCGCTGGCTGCTTTTGCTCCGGGTTTGTATGCCTCCGGGAAGTCTGGCCCGTCAACTACTTTCTTACCATCTATTAATAAGCTACCAGCTCCACCTACAATAATTAATCTTTTAACACCAGCGTCTTTTACTGCCTGTTGAATGCTTTCAGATCCTGCTAAAAAATCATTGTAAAGATTTGGGTTTGTCCATCCTGCGTTGTACGAAGAGATTACAACATCATTACCTTTTAGTGCTTCTGCTAATTGTGCTGTATTAGTAACATCTGTGGCAACAGATTTTACATTTTCAGAAAGCTGGTTTTCATTTGTGTTTCTGGAAATCGCTGTTACTTCGTGATTTCTGTTTGCTAACTCGCTTACGATATGTGAACCAACAAATCCTGTGGCTCCGATTACTGCTACTTTCATCATGTTTTTATTTAAATTGTTTACTGTAATTTTCTAATGTGTATTGTCCTAAAACTTCTTCAGTTTTTTTGTTTATTTCCTCGTAGAGATCTGTCAGGTGTTCGTTGATTTGCCTTCCTACGGGACAAGCCGGATTTGGAGAGTTTAGTTTACCTTTCTGATCCTCGCTTACACTGCGGTATATTGCAGCAAGTGTAATTTTCTCTGCGTCCGTTGCTAGTTTAGCACCACCGCCTTTGCCTTCTTTACTCTGTATATAACCTAAGGCTTTCAGGTTTTTTATTTCTTTTCTTACAACAACAGGGTTTACATTTATGCTTCCTGCTATATATTCTGAACTCATCCATACTTCAGGATTTTTTTCCAGAAGGATAAGGATATGAATAGCTGTTGCAAATCTTAAATTGTTAAGCATTTTTATTATAATGATGAGACAAAGGTAATAAAATATTTTAAACTGTAATATTTTTTGTTACAGAATATTTTTATACATTTGAAAAAAAAATAAAATGAGTACAAAAAGTTTAATTATTGGAGTGGCAGCAATGGGAGTAGTAGCCCTTACAAGCTGTAGTAAA is a window encoding:
- a CDS encoding HdeD family acid-resistance protein, with the protein product MDNYNNPGRLWFLPLITGILFIVVGIWIFKTPMESYLTLSIFFAVTFLISGLFEIIHALSNTHLRNWGWSLAGGLIDLLFGIIMISSPLLSATVLALYVGFIILFRSFMSIGFALNLRELQSKSWASPLIFGIIGVVFAIIMIVNPAFGGLSIIIYTALAFILVGVVQILFAFMIKKLKR
- a CDS encoding Rrf2 family transcriptional regulator, whose product is MLNNLRFATAIHILILLEKNPEVWMSSEYIAGSINVNPVVVRKEIKNLKALGYIQSKEGKGGGAKLATDAEKITLAAIYRSVSEDQKGKLNSPNPACPVGRQINEHLTDLYEEINKKTEEVLGQYTLENYSKQFK
- a CDS encoding acyl-CoA synthetase — protein: MKEIFLKVKKLIEEEDFAALSEIKYNKPETFNWVKEIFEGVHLQERPEKTALLWTDGIDTKEYSFRTLSNECNQILNFLRNKGVQQHDIVLTQMMLEPVNWTTILAVIKGGMQLIPAAGILGSKDIAYRFEKTLPVVVFANQDNAYKTDEAEKLIGKRIKVKILVDGNREGWYSLDDIARESTEAEAANTAPDDTLFMFFTSGTTGLPKIVCHSQLSQPFGHLTTASWIGLKESDIHYNISQPGWAKFSWSSFFAPWNIGSTIFAFHTNERFNAAKTLEQIQKHRITTLCAPPTVLRLLINEDLESYNFSLRQCVAAGEPLNPEIIEQWKSGTGIVIRDGFGQTETSCIAGNLPGNIIKFGSMGKPTFMYNVVIADENGKEQPLNEEGNICIKMDKGDMNGVFKGYLYAKDKEEQVFKHGLYYTGDKAYKDEDGYIWFIGRDDDVIKASDYRIGPFEVESILIEHAAVLESAVVGSPHPVKGFEVKAFIILQAGIQASEELAEQLFSFSKEHLAPYKIPRIIEFVQELPKTISGKIRRVELRARESENKAKGIIASHEYNYQKK
- a CDS encoding NAD(P)-dependent oxidoreductase, with translation MKVAVIGATGFVGSHIVSELANRNHEVTAISRNTNENQLSENVKSVATDVTNTAQLAEALKGNDVVISSYNAGWTNPNLYNDFLAGSESIQQAVKDAGVKRLIIVGGAGSLLIDGKKVVDGPDFPEAYKPGAKAASDYLDIIRNEQNLDWTFFSPALAMNPGNPGERTGKYRTGLDTPVFDADGNSYLSVADTAVALVDEAENPKHIKERFTAAY